aaattaattaagctgAATTCAaagttaacttattattatataatattataattaattctgtgttttaaattttcagttcTAACCATTatgacacaataatattattgtgcatatcatattattcatttatgctTATCATTGGCGTCGTACAAAAAGGAGCCGTTTTAAACAAggttcgtattatatttttattcggtcaaaaactataataataattcagacACGCGCTCGTTTTAAGTGTCCGCAAGCAAGATGAATGCGGGCTTGTGCTTAGCAGCtgcaatgtttattatattaatattttatttgtaccgTTTTGCTGCGGCGTTGTTCGAGTAGTCTGGTGAGTCTACTATaaagacgataataataataatattatagttgtgaCGCAAGACCATGtactatgtacattattataagtgaCACGCACTCGCATAACAAAACAAATGTGAAATAATAGATGTTAGATTTGATATCTATAGATgcccattttataaaatgttcgtatacgaaaataaaaaacaaaaagcaattacaagataataatatttgacgacatattatacctacatacgcattttgtatgttattcgctatttataaattaaatacagagtgattcaccaaTCATGTTCACctcatattttcttttaatgttttttttttcaaattctgaATCctgaaatttttaagtatacttgaatacattatactttCAAATAGCAAACAAGTTAAcacttaataacatttttcaaaatttaaatatacaaaaaacctTGAAAGGCGCCTCATAAATATGTTCTTATACTTCAATGTGGTAATGGCCATTTCATTCTATTACTCTAATaccaaaaaacaacaataacagaGTAAAACAGATTCTTCTGAATGTTAAATTGTCCATTTTCTTTATAGTTTTGTGTATtaggtaatgaataataagaCGAATACAACATTGATGAGTAAAACCTTctcttatatagatattaaattgtatattattttagtagtattttatagttagcAACAGTGATTTcgatttttcagaaaaaaccAACCTCTTTACTGCATATtgccatattattaaataaattatttttttgaaaatgttgatttactttttcaaataaaaatttgaactagTAACCAGTATACTATACTGAATATAGTTtctgagttattaaaaataataatagtctttaaaaatggttttagaaaaatgtataataaatgtaatacataatcaGATAATCTAGTACTTAGAATTTAGTAAAACTGtacaagttatattattttcctagttttaaatagtaaacgttgaatatttattattttaaatactacacTGAAGGCATTTTTTAGAATCATCGTTCTATAAACagggtgattattttatcataaaacactcattatttcaaaaacacgaGTAATCttagaaataataagtgttttatgataaaagaatcactctgtacataaaaatacattttgaaattatgtctataaatataacaaacattatactgattgtaatatttagttattttatttatgacaatTGTAATaggcaataatttataaaaatagtttatttttactatttttagtatttgatcaacatttaattttaatatctatgtacaaaataaatatcatatactcATTAGTCATTTTCGTATTTACTCAAATTGATCAACTTTAAAGTCTAAACTGTTCTTGTcgcttaaaattgtaaataatattaattatgtatattatgatggtTCAAAgtttcaatgtattatttgtttaaaacagaataatatcaaaataaaaataattttaaaatttaaatacaatggaaaaaaataagtcaaaatatttcggATAAACATGTCTATTTGAGTATACGAGTATTTGTCATGAcgctaaaattgttttttatttatatacttatattaagaaTCAAGATAGCTACTGCAAATTGTGTTTGATGTGACATGTGAACCAAGTACAAACgtttttgttatgttatttaattagttattatttaatgtacctattattgttattattaatagctaCCTGTGTAGAAGCCGCTTTCGAGGTGTTCGAGCAAAAATCGTTTCACCGGAAATTCGATAGGGAATGGTAGTCAGGTGTCTAGAATTGGtcactaaaaaatatgataaagtcGATTACCATAATGTTTGTGAGTCTAGCAGTAATCATTCGGTGTAAAAGTTTGTCTCGACGCTTGTCCGgtaattaaagaataaatgcATACCGAAAATTGGTAATCGAGTGTCTAGCCATCAGTCCCCAACCGGCGCAAATCGATACATGGCTAAAGTCAAAAGCCGAAAGTCTAATGTTGTACCGTAGAAGATAAAATATGGACATTAGAAGCTAAACAGGAAAACGCAAAATTGGTTTTGTCGCtggtataaatatcaaataaccgTAGACCTGTATATGCCATGGATCTATTGGACTTTGGTCGTAGTTCTAGGCCAAAATTTAGTATAGACCCTGAACAAGTTGAACATCAATTTGTAAATGCTATTGAAAAATGGAGATCAGAaattaaacttgaaaaatatattcttcctGTCCATTGTTCTGGAGGATATTTAGCTAAACTGTGTACAATTAgacgatatatattattacggtatatactatatattatacataatatcagtGGCGTCATTTGGACCGCGCAGGGTATACATTTGCGTatttaaaatccaatattgtattaatatggcccactttataaatatttataataaattgatagtgGCTTGCGCTTAGTGGCCatggatattaaaaaaaaaaattgaaatgacaCCACTGTTTTCCGCGGTCGTATTTTTTAGACGGACATGTTGTGGCGGACTTCGGTTTTGGTGCATTTGCAGACATTTCTAAAGCGACAGTTCGGCCGGTATTGGTTACGGGAACAGTCGTCGGCGCGATGGACAGCGCCACGGATATGCCGAATGTTGGACATCGACGTGGCTCGCCGGTTCCCTCGGATGGAAGTCGTGGCGGTGATAGCAGTGGCGCAGATTCGGCTAAGTCGCCTGTtgcaatttatttgtttattagtataatactacGCGTGCCGGGTTGAAGTACTCATtgcgaaaaaataaatcttctatattatttaataataatcgtaatatcaatacctataatattacttgCTAAACTTTAGTCAATACtgatatatattgtacctctgttttatattttttatgtagttaCAACTTTATTTACCGATTCATTAGTCCAACTCATCAATTGGTTTGAGATACTccaatcaaaatgtatttaaatacatatatattatacattataaaatattctttagagTAAACTAGAATCAACGCAATCATcacttagttataaaaaaaaatttataatgtaacacATTACGAATTATATATGACTTCTGTTTTTTTCTGACATCGTGAAACGATAATTGAACTATAGAAGTGTACACTAAGTGGTTTACGAATTATGCACATAAGCAATGagacaaaaatattgaaccaAAACTATGGGAATTTCCAATATCCATGAAACgtatatgaaaaacaaaactacGTCACCGTGTTACTGCCGCAGTGCCGTGACAACAACATCAAAAACATCGAAGGCCGTAATAGGTAAGATTAATATAAGAGTTGTTAATAAATCTTTTTAGCgtcatatctatatatatgtattggtaATGATTATGTTAtggtagtaaatattaaaactgacATGTCATtactcatatttatttactaatttacgtatttacgACGACTGTCGACTATTGATATCTGATAATATGACACGagacaaaaaaagaaataacgtTGTCAATAGTGCATCATGGTAGTGGGGGCCGGGGGGGAGCATTTAACCCCTTGCAAACGCCGCTGGTGAAAGTTGTTTCAGTTTCGCGTACCCGTCTATATTCTTTTGGCATATCCTTATCGAATggatataatagaataattataatacattacaacATATGAACTTGAACttcttattacaattattttttgaattcaaaCCTCCAGTGCTACTGTCCTGATATATTCAATGTACATTTGGCAAACAagcaaattacataattaaataatttgttgttgGTTCAGAATtccaaatacaatttatggtATTACCTGAGTTACATCATATCAGGACAGTGGACATGTTATTAACGCGTTGCCTTCACGCAAATGTCATATTACtcatattcaaatattctaCTTCTATATAATAGCGATTTCCAAGGGTTCGATACTTCGAAACGATATCAATatcgtttttgaataatttgataacACACGATGgcaaatttattgataaacagTCAACAAATTACCAAGAAAGGTTGTTTATTCGAACCGATTGGATTAAGTGGATATAAACAActgtgaaaataaaactattacttACTGAATCGATAAATTCGAGTGTATACCAAATAAACCACAAATTCTCCCAAACTGGATTGGAATCACCAGTTTAGATGTGTTTGGTGATTCGGTTAGGTACCCCCCATTGGGCAACGAGccttattaatttctaatcgATATAATGCCGTTTGACCAGTatgttatataacatattaatatataataacacatacgTTCGTATacggattaaatatttaatgtaaatcgaattttatagtatatgccTATGGTTGTGAATTAAAtggcattaaatattataatagttcgctcaaacattattttgacaAAACGCTCTTAACGATTTTGGATATGCGTAAGTACAGAATATTTCCTGCTTTAATCTCTCGTaaacgtaaaattattatagaccgTATGTTGGTCAattcgtaatatttaatattgataaattattggcAATGCCAATAAACATTGCAGTCGGCCTTTAAATGATTTCACGTTACAGGAAAATCCCAGTCGCGAtgctcaatataatataataactaataatatttactttcacTTCTGAATTCCGGCGGTCCACTCAGTCCTGTGTAGTGTCATTAATGACTCAGTAGCCACTACttatgttgaataatattatttttatactcgtgattaataatactattaccaggtatattttatttttgtaattaacgGTACAACTGTACAACATTGTCATGCGAATGCTGTATACTGTAGTAGTGTAGTGTGTTTCATAATAGCACGAAACATTTCAGTCGGATGATGACCTTAGATTGAAATGAGAATTTTCGCGGAAGATTGAGCATACCtactaatataagtataggCATTGTACGCATTctggattaatttttaaataactcatttaaatttactcaatacaattaaaattaaacactaattattattagtattattacaaaCACTAAATTCAAATGgcccaattttttttcaaataactgataatttcaaaaaaaaaaacacgccttaatgttgttatattatttcattatttttaataaaaaatttccttACATAAACCAAATTCAGATATCTCTACTGAGTCTATTGCATGTATAAGCTACCTCTCCCCTCAcccataacttaaaattattgtgataCACTAATTTTTGAGatagaaaaaaagttaaatcaaAGTCGCTTATAAGAAATAGACTATTTGAAttcgataacaataatatgtgttaacatttaacattaaaaaactataagtcttataacgcacacacacacctaTTTTAATCAAGTCATTCGGTCGAAATTTTAGTCTGCAGTGttactatttaattgaaatatctaacatttattattttccccAAGCAAGAGTGTGCATTGGACACACACAACTTATATCCTCATATTAGTCATATCACACTATAACAGTTAACCagaacttatattatacgaaatatatctaaatgtcTTTGCATACAATACTCTCTATGAAACTCATCTCCCTAGAATGTTCCACTTTCCAACACGCTCGAACAAGCATCATCACTGTGCTCAGTGATAGAAGCATTCGATCCCGATAAGAATCAAAAATCATACGATTTCTCAAAACAGACGAGATCAGAGTATCAGACTCACTACCTATATAAGCTAAGcaccaaatttattatatctttatttatttgaataaaagctTCGAGGTGCACATAATGTCAAATTCTACTTTCCGATATTTTCCGCTgtacaatattcaaatatattattttaatttcgaccGTTTGTTATACGGAGATATGGTCTGacataaatatgtaagaatatacttataatacatattatataatataatatgatatacgtaCCAAAATATAGCAACGAAGAGATTTTCGAAAATTCGAAATATTAGTTGCGGAAATACTACATGATTCTATAACTCAACACCATAATCATGCTATGCCTTagtatatatgatttaatttattttatgttatttttatatactttataaattgctaatattttatttatgtacaataaacaGTTGTATAACTGTCGTGTATTCCACggcattgattaaatataggtacctctatgctattttatttaaaaactttagaaAGTACCTATAATCTAATAGTATTGTCACGaattgtgataatataattattataatatattattaatatttatttttagattgctattttgataatatttttgttttcaagacTTATTGACGTTCTAGGTCTAAAGTACATTTCTAAAACTGTTGGTCACGATATTTTCTTGTTTTGCAcaacaatgttttaaaacgACAATAAAACAAACTCGTAAAATAAGCAAACAGTTAAAttcactttatatttttaatgataaataataatataatataccacacTATATATTCAACTCAGCGCCTCAGTGAGTGATGCGAGGTTGGTACAGAAAAATGTTgcgttttaaattacatattatacgtgaaAATTTAATGACCAAGTACTTGCCTATACAatcacagttttttttttcaatttcgcTAATAGATGTTTTGTAGctaatttacatattgttatgtatattgtatatatacataaacgtgTGCTAGATGTTTTATCTATTACATCGCATAGTTTGTTGTAAAATTGTTACGTCCCTCTAGAAAGTTCGATGGCTTTAACAtttctcataatatataagaaaatatatctcttgcaaatttataaaagactCGTTGTTTATGAGATTTCAGAAATTAATCTTTTcggtttttatacttttatgttatttttttgccATTGTACGGCtacatattaactattattgatACGCCTAtagaatattacaattatatttatatatatatcaatgcgattgatataaatgatatataaactcatattataattgaaaaattatataattttttttttaatgtaataccatttttgtgaaattattaaaaatttattgaaaatttatttttttaaatattttattaataagaaattgttaaacaattgttttgaatattattatgctataatattatgattacataatattaattattaggtatataatacaattttgtcaaTAATCGTGCAAATGCATGTTAAATGTGtgctatttattgatattttcaaaatttaaaaaaattataacatttctaTTACGAGAGCAGGGTTAGTGGAACGACTGAGTTCCAAATAGTTCTAAATAGGTtccaaaatattagtaaaagttTGAGATAAATAGATTAAAGCGGGGGGCCAATTTCACGCATGTGCTTACGCAAgctcatattttattgattcattCGTTCTAAGTGTTCAGGGCGGCTAATTGTCCTAGAATTAAATTtcgcaataattatttattattatgctaacaTTTTGtcttctattaaatatttctaatagaaaaataaataaattagataaattataaactaaataagttGATAAGTTAAGTACACGATTGATACTAATTTAACCTTTTGACATTGACAATTGAAAAActgtatacacatttttaaatatttgtacttattaatattttttaaatatttatttgctatTTAAGTCATTTGTAAATGTTAACTTTTTCGATTTATGTATAacgatttgtttttatctatttataattagtgtTCCCTATATAAATGGCAAATACTGCATTAAAAGTATACCAAGTGCTGTGTATCGAATCCGCTACAGATGGATGGATAGCTGATCTCAGAAAAATGAATACCTACAGAAAATGGGCCATGAACTGAGATACTTacactaaaacaataatacacctatataatataatatagtatattatatatttgctcATGTTTTTAGCGGGGAAATCGCGTTTTgtggtaagtatatatattatgtagttatataaaaataaaatatagtttcgtTTCTTTATAATTGGACATtttcccaaaaaaatattacctaaactgaatgaataaaataaataaataaaaattaattgtgaaaaatgttttataagaaatcgaataaatgaacaaaatctaaggaaaaataaatatcattataaaataattagaatcctttaaaacatttatgcaATTACGGAGTTACGGTTTAAAGCATGGGgacaaaaattgataaattctaACTCTAACCAATATACGGGACACACTTGCAGGCGAACTCGTGATTTTGCGTAGAGACCGAAGTTTAGTattacatatgtttttattataatatatttcattttagcaAACAGctaaaagttttaaagtttttaactaaaattcgAAAGGTTAGATATAAATTCGATGGAGACAGTTGAGGTGCAGGAGTCGGTTAAGGACCTAACCAGGGAAGATTACGATGAGAAGTTAGTGCAGTTGAACAGGCGATTGGCCGCTGCCAGAGCCGAGCACTGCCTGGCCAGTGATGCCCTGGACGCGGGCGAGGCCGAGTACATCAGTACCAAGGAACGGCGTGAGATGGTGCTCGGTGAGAATGGCCGCCTGATTACGGAACGCCAGAAGTCCGTGAACGGGCTGATGGACGAAAAACAGCGGCTAGAGGCCGAGGTGAACAATTATTGGACCTTCGTAGACGCGCTGTACGAACGCAGGCAGGTCCAATACGAGCAGATGTTGACGCGCCTGAAAGAGGACACAGACTTCGTCAGAACCAGGTACGAGACCGCCACCCAGAGGATCGAGCAAAGGGCTGCCATGATGGACAAGATCACTCGGGTGTTGAAGAATACGAGCAACCTTAAGGTGAGTGCAGTGCAACACGACGAGTTGGTTGTAACAGTTAAAGTTATAACCATCGTAATGGGTTTGGTATTAAATAGTCACTATAACACTAAACAACGTTAACATAATATgcgcttttaaaatatattttatactccaAAAAGTGTTAGGTATTATACATCGTCAAAACATAGAAACGaacacaacaattttttttaatataaattaagcgttttcaaatttcaattaatttttggcgTTCTATAAGAATATCGTAGTTACAATAGCagtgaaaaaattgtattatttggacaaaataaaaatctatttggtTGCCATAGTATgttctaaaatagtaaaatataaaataatagcatttgagtttcaaatcaataatttaaattaagtttattattcatgtttAGGACTATAATTAGACCTTAATATACTCTTTAGGtcataggcgtgcgcagaACATTTTGCTGGGGGTGCACAATACTAAAAACagattttaacattttgaaatattatttaactcagtaccttattaacaataaactaaGCTGAACTCTCTGTGGGTGCAGTTACATACCCTGTAACCTCGTACGCACTTCTATGCTTTAAGTattagtaaatacatattaataacttagaaTATACTCGTTCGAATTTAGAACATAGGTTagtctaaaatatttgaaaacaatcaTCACAATTTACAAGGAAAAAGGGGggtttatatttgaaaaaaataagttagaataattttagaaagtcAGGAATTCAAGATACTccttaagttatataaaaatctataagtaTCTAAAATATGATTCTTCAGtagttaagtaattatattaactacctaagtatacttaaaaatctcaaagattaaaatttaaatacatttattattaagaggacgttataccTATCCGTATGTATTGTCTCCGTCTCACTAACGTATACTATACCAATATTTAGACTTAGCAGTTCCAATTTTGTGTTGTatagcttaaatattaaagtaaatggacttattataaaacttaaaggtaagaaaCTTGTCTATATTCTTCTATAGGTCTTTCGTAAACCTttcacaacattttaatttttaagcaaatacaatattacttcTTATTTGCTTATAGTATTGTatgattataagaaaaaatccATTTATATTCTCTTAATAGGTTTTTTTCTTAAAGaactcaatattaaaataattagactttcgtttagaaaaaatagttttgaaaataaatattaataaaagaacttataagtaatagaCGAGATCAAAACTTTTGTACTAGTAAATAGGTGACTATTATAAGCTTTAGTCAATGAATATTTTGGTGAAATTAATAGgtcacttatattattttatgttttatcaaCAGTAAATATAGTGATTATATTGCTGCATTTTTTTCTTGGGGGAAggctttaatttattatttttaatgcccatttttttgtattatatacccaGTTAATGAAGTTTGCACATGTGGCCTctggtatatttaaaaaaatgatagtattattataaactataatattgtatttttgtagcAAAAACAACAAGAAGGTATATACGCCAATAGACAGATATTGGTGTGCTCAATGCACGAATACACCGAGGAATTAGAGAAATATAtcggaaaatattttgaaacagtCTTACTTGGCAGATTCGATATACGCAATCAGCAATTAGTACAAAACATAAACGAATACTATAATGTCTTTGAGGTATGTACGCACGCGTAATATGATTcgaaacgataaataataaaataatttgtatctataaataggtaggttACCAATAAAGTCTGATCACTAAATAAAGTTAGACTTTACAAATCGTATTCagaaaaagtttaaaagtattattttattttggccCTTATATCATACGTTTTGTTAAATCTATGAGGTATAAATCACTGAGGTAAAACCCTTGATTGATCCATAACAgatgttatttataacaaaagtaTCGTTAATCAAGTATACTAAGTGCAAATATACTGAGTGccataaatcacaaaatagttccttgtgaaaataaattattttataaacaattgaaatttacaTCAGTACTCAGTAGtcatttgttttaatagagtttaattgtaattaaaaatatatatatataatttaatgtcataTACACCGatcctaattttaatttttaatcattaataaatttacgtCAAGTAGATTATGACTTCGCTATATAGTATGCATTGAGTAAACACTGATATTCATTGAAATCACTGTaatggataaaatataaatataatataatttaaatagattataatttcattgatTAAAGACTTGCAAAATTCATACTtatgttttgattattatcaCGATAGAATAAACCgcatatgtttattaaaacatatatttttttttaaataaatatttaaatatgtactgtcacgataaacaatattatgtcgcTAAATGTATAAGCAAAACAGGATCCACCATTTATTTGCTGTCCTAATAATAGAACaccataagatttttttaattttatgttttttcccTCGCTGTCctgattattgtattaattaaaatgattgtatCTGCGTAGCGATTCAACGAATACAGAAGAAACTATATACCACCTAGTAAATATCAGGAATTGGACAAACTATacgaacaaaaaattaaaacaacagtAGAACTGGAGATAATCCAAGCAAAGATGAGGGCCGAAATGtcgaaaaaagtaaatttcgtGCCGGAGAAGATCGTAGATCTTCATCAAGAACTAAGCAGTAGTAAAATTGATGTGcaaaaagaaaattcaaaGCATGAGCATGAACCGCCCGCGGAGTTGGAACGCCTTAGAGACGTTATTCaactaaaaagaaaactaaTAGAAAACACCACACAACAGGCCATAACAGTAAGCgtcatattgattattatttattcatagtaATCAGTAGGGCTGggatttgtatgtaaatacaaatttttactaaaacatgataaattaagtacctattgcaaatgataaattaatttcacgtgatttgcaataaaataaaatatagtttatttatatatatttttacattatttgtaaaatttctgaattttttttcacatattcCGTAAATTTGACAATTTCGGTGATTTAGTAGttgtagtattatacatttaaacttcGATAATAGTacttgtaaaaattttaagtgtataatgcatataggaaattagtatataaaactatcagttaaatattaataacttgatCTTAGTTTATCTTATCTGTTTCTGTTCGATAACCACACCTCAATGatcttaaattatactttatgtttaagaattattcgacaaaatatatttacgaatTTGCAACAGTATTATCAGTACTTGCGTTCGTGTGCGGTTgtgaaaatatctttatattttatattttttaaactaaattgattaaaaattaaaaacaatgaatcgtattgttcaaaaattatttagaattgaattttaagttaacacgttaacatatttttaaattttttattacatattttttattttatactacatattttggctattttaagtacatatatgtgcacatatttttggttttttattacaaataaatcccAGCCCTAGtaatcagttttatttttaagagtaAAGCCAGTAAAGGCTTCACCTACTAAGCCCATAGcatacatttacattatatatatatgtatctaattcagctataataacattaaatttattataattcaggGACGGATTGGGACATAAATTGGGACAATTAAATCTTTACATATTACACCGGTTTTTTCTCCCTTTTTTTACattgcatatatattttaaagttttattattttttaatgtgttataaGAACTAACTacgtattcatatttttaaattacaacaaaatcacaaaaatcgtttttttttcaactttttatcgataaaaaaaaaacacgtattattataaaaccaatacattcatcactgcTCTGAAAAGAGTAGATATATTAAGGAACATAGCACACCGGTAACTAaggtatattttgttattacattaatatcataatattcaacCTGGTTTCAATatccatagtttttttttttaattgtgtcaTGGTGAGGTAGTGTGTATACTGCATACCTATATGGTTTTAGATGTTTCCATGTAGGTGATGTGATTGCTTCATAAAGTTATATTGAATCAACTTTGTCATTGCCTATATCCAATTCCCAGTAATCAATTTATGTGAAGCATTACCTACTAGTATATAGTGTTACCACAATACCACTGTTATATATAAGTGATAcgattctttattattattattagtgttgtTTTACCTAGGAAAAAGAATCACAAGAGTGGAAgtgcaattatttaaaagaaatgtttGACGAAATTAGAACAATCGTAAATAAAGCAAATCAATACATGACCGATGAAGAACGACCAACGTCGTATGACCAGATGAACTTtgaatggttattgaacagaGGCGCAGTCAGACATTTTTCTACTTGCAAGACAGCGTACATACAGACATACGATTATGACGTAGAATTGAACATAGATCGACCAATTACAGAGTGTGAAGAATAACTGAAGctgatgtaattaaataactatattataac
This genomic stretch from Rhopalosiphum maidis isolate BTI-1 chromosome 3, ASM367621v3, whole genome shotgun sequence harbors:
- the LOC113557874 gene encoding myosin-3-like, which produces METVEVQESVKDLTREDYDEKLVQLNRRLAAARAEHCLASDALDAGEAEYISTKERREMVLGENGRLITERQKSVNGLMDEKQRLEAEVNNYWTFVDALYERRQVQYEQMLTRLKEDTDFVRTRYETATQRIEQRAAMMDKITRVLKNTSNLKQKQQEGIYANRQILVCSMHEYTEELEKYIGKYFETVLLGRFDIRNQQLVQNINEYYNVFERFNEYRRNYIPPSKYQELDKLYEQKIKTTVELEIIQAKMRAEMSKKVNFVPEKIVDLHQELSSSKIDVQKENSKHEHEPPAELERLRDVIQLKRKLIENTTQQAITEKESQEWKCNYLKEMFDEIRTIVNKANQYMTDEERPTSYDQMNFEWLLNRGAVRHFSTCKTAYIQTYDYDVELNIDRPITECEE